The following proteins are encoded in a genomic region of Clostridia bacterium:
- a CDS encoding MarR family transcriptional regulator, translating into MTDATRRARELLIEALGRQSAFWGLGKAPGEIYAVLYLAGRPLSLMEVAEALGVTKGAVSLAVRPLEQLGMVRRSWKRGDRRVYFEAETDFWRIGLAALSRRQKPEFDASFRLVEEAEAALAASVPDQAGEATGDGGRTGDPEAREALRRIRALRNFYRALDAVVDAIVRLGPRELERLAAAIADLASAAAERAEGRTQG; encoded by the coding sequence ATGACGGACGCCACCCGGCGCGCGCGCGAGCTGCTCATCGAAGCGCTGGGCCGCCAGAGCGCCTTCTGGGGCCTGGGCAAGGCGCCCGGCGAGATCTACGCCGTCCTTTACCTCGCCGGCCGCCCGCTCAGCCTTATGGAGGTCGCGGAGGCGCTGGGCGTCACGAAGGGCGCCGTCAGCCTCGCCGTCCGCCCGCTCGAGCAGCTGGGCATGGTGCGCCGCTCGTGGAAGCGCGGGGATCGCCGCGTGTACTTCGAGGCGGAGACCGACTTCTGGCGCATTGGCCTCGCCGCGCTGAGCCGGCGCCAGAAGCCGGAGTTCGATGCCTCGTTCCGGCTGGTCGAGGAGGCGGAGGCTGCGCTCGCCGCCAGCGTGCCCGACCAGGCCGGCGAAGCGACCGGAGACGGCGGCCGGACGGGGGACCCGGAAGCCCGCGAAGCCCTGCGCCGCATCCGGGCGCTGCGGAACTTCTACCGTGCGCTCGACGCGGTGGTCGACGCCATCGTGCGCCTTGGACCGCGGGAGCTGGAACGACTTGCGGCGGCGATCGCGG